From Thalassospiraceae bacterium LMO-JJ14:
TAGCAAGAACGTTAAATGCGCTAGGCTCAATCAGCGTTAAAGTTTGCAGCAAACAAGGATTCGACTTGGCAATATGCATAGCCACGGCACCACCGAAGGAATGTCCCACCAAGTGCGCGCGAATGCCAAGGCGATTGATCAACGCGATAACGTTGCGAGCTTCGTCAGCAATCCGCATGTGACCGGGACCGCTCCATGCAGAGCTGAAGCCATAACCCAATAAATTGGGTGCTATAACGCGATAGGTGTCTGGCAGGTGCTTGAAAACACCGTTCCATTGACCGGCGTTGCTGGCGGAACTGTGCAGAAAGACAATGGGCTCACCTTGTCCATGGTCATACACAGATATGATGGAATTGTTGATGTTAAAATGTCTCATGGCGGCAATCCTCTTTTCTAGTGTCGGTAAAGCAGCCCGGCGCGTCAGGCTCTTCGTTGCTGATGGCGATTGAAATTGCGGGCAAGCAGACGATTTCCTGGATCGGTTCGATATCCCCGGAACCGCTAACAGGCTGCCGGGGATATCTACGGGTATGATGTCGGGTTGCAGAGGCAACCACGCCCATGACCCTGGTGATGTCCGATATCGCCGCCTGTATTAGCTCTCGATCCGTTCGATGACCACGGGAACCGGTCGGCAAACGGTGTTGCAGACCGGCGAATGCTGCTTGGCATAGTTGAGAAGCTCATCAAGCTCCTGATCCGAACAGTTAGCCTGAACATGCAGGCGGATATTAATCTGCTCATATCCAGCCGGCACGGTTTCATCCAGTCCGAGAAGGCCCTGCAGGTCCATGTCACCTTCAAGTTCCGTTGACAATTCTTCGATTTCGATGCCACGGGCCATTGCGTGCAGGATGAAAGTCGTCGTTACGCAACCCGCGAGGGCATGGAGCAGAAATTCCACTGGATTGGCACCCTCATTGTTGCCGAGCAAAACGGGCGGTTCACCGTTGGTGAACTCAAATGGAACGGTGCGCGAGGTGTCTTCTTGCCCGGCACCATAGAAATCGCGGATCGAAGATCGATTCTGCCCACCGTTGATCCAGGTGTTGCGGGCGCGGAACTGAAATTTTGCAAGGCTGGGATCAGCCTTCAGTGCATTGATCGTGTCAGTGGCGGCTTGAATGTCTAAACCGTTCAAATGGGTCGCCTGTTGGGCGAGCGCGTTCTGTGTCGTCATTGTCTTGACTCCGTCTCTTGGGGTGATACTGGGCCGCTGGTCGACCCGGCTAATGGCGAGCAAGCTAAGGGCTGGAGGTGCATAATGTTAGTGTTCTATTTGCCAAAAAAGATCCATTTGTGCCAAAATCGTATTTATGAACAAATTGCTTGAACCGAAGCCCATTGAGGCGGTGATCCTGGCCCTTCCCGAAACGGCTGGTTCGGCTCTATACGGCATGGTCGATGTGCTGGCTTCAACCGGCACGCTCTGGCGGGAACTGGTCGGCGAGGACCCCGGTCCTCGCATGATTGAACCTCGAATTGTCTCGCGTGACCGCAAAACGTTCAAATGCGGGAATGGAATTCCGGTCACCCCCGATTTGACTATTGAGGAGATTCTAGCGCCTAAAATCCTGATCCTGCCGGAATTATGGTTGTTGCCTACGGATGATATGAGGGATCGCTACGCTGACCTGAAAGAGTGGATTCGCGGCTGTTATGAGAACGGCAGCATGATTTATACTGCGTGTTCAGGCTCCGTTCTTCTCGCCGCTACGGGATTGCTGGACGGTCGCGAAGCGACATCGCACTGGGGCTATCAGGATTTGTTCCTCAAGAGTTTTCCTGAAGTCCATTTCAATCCAGTCCCAAACTTAGTTATTGCTGACCAAACGGCGCGGATAGTGACAGCCGGCGGCACGACTTCGTGGCACGATCTGGCACTCCATATAATCGCCCGTCATTGCAGCCCAGGGGAAGCCTTGCGGATCGCTAAGGTTTACCTGCTCAAGTGGCATAGCGAAGGACAGTTGCCATTCCAAAGTCTGATCCGCCATCAGCCTCATGCAGACTCTATTGTGCGCAGTGCAGAAAATTGGCTCGCCGCCAATTTCCGTGAGCCCGATACTGTCTCAAAGGCAATTGCCGCCTTGTCGGTCCCGGAGCGTAGTCTGAAACGCCGTTTCAAAGTTGCGACCGGCTCTACTTTGATTGAACGGGTGCAAAACTTACGTGTTGAGGAAGCAAAGCGTTTGCTCGAAACCTGCAGCATTCCGGTGGACGATGTCGCCGCTGAGGTGGGATACGAAAATCAGGCGTTCTTCCGCCGCATCTTTAAGCGCTCCACTGGGCTGACACCAGCCGCCTACCGTAGAATGTTCAGCCTCCATGAAGGTGCTGAATAGGTACGCTGTATGAGCTCGATAATAGGCAATATTTTAATCTACACTCTTACAGCTAAGACCGCTCTGGGTCAGCAGCGGATAGTTTGCGTAACCAGCCAACTTGTCCGCTTTTGGGGACAAATCAGATGTATTGGGCGAACTCGTCTCGGTTTGCTGGCAGATCCGGCGCGTACGCTATCTGAGATGGCAGGAAACTTGATGCCCCGGTGCGACCTCTTTGAGCTGAGGCACATCTATTTTGCATGAGGCCTTCGCGACCGGGCAACGAGTGTGAAACATGCATCCGGGCGGTGGTGACATAGGGCTGGGTATGTCGCCCTTGAGGATTGTCCTTTGAACTTTCTTTATGCTCGGGTCAGGGACGGGAACGGCAGAAAGCAGCGCTTGCGTATACGGATGCTGTGGGTTCGTAAACAGACTCTTACGGTCAGCAATTTCAACGATGCGACCCAGATACATGACGGCGACTCGGTGGCTTAAGCGTTCGACGACGGAGAGGTCGTGGGCAATGAAAAGGAACGCAATACCAAATTCGTCCTGAAGGTCCATCAACAGGTTAATCACCTGCGCTTGGATCGAGACATCGAGAGCAGATACAGGTTCGTCTGCTATGATGAGCTTCGGTCCCAGGGCGAGCGCCCGGGCGATGCCGATCCTCTGGCGTTGACCGCCAGAAAATTCATGCGGGTATCTGTTGATCTGGTCCTTGCGCAAGCCGACGCGCTCGAATAAATCCGCGACACGGTCCCTGATCTCGGAGCCATTGGCGATGTTATGCACGCGTAACGGCTCGCCGACGATCTGGCCCGCAGTCATGCGCGGGTTGAGCGAGGAATAGGGGTCTTGGAAAATAATCTGCATTTGACGCCGAAACGATCGCAGATCTGCGCGGGGGGCGGCTGAAATATCTTGATTGTCTATAATGATCTGCCCTGCGGTTGGCTCTATGAGGCGCAGAATCGTGCGCCCCACAGTCGATTTCCCACAGCCGGACTCGCCAACGACCCCGAGCGTTTCACCGGTTTCAACATGAAAAGAAACGTCATCGACGGCGTAAACGTAGTCTTTACTGCTGGGCAGAACACCGTTTTTGACCGCGAAATATTTCTTCAAGCCCCTAACATCGAGCA
This genomic window contains:
- a CDS encoding helix-turn-helix domain-containing protein — translated: MNKLLEPKPIEAVILALPETAGSALYGMVDVLASTGTLWRELVGEDPGPRMIEPRIVSRDRKTFKCGNGIPVTPDLTIEEILAPKILILPELWLLPTDDMRDRYADLKEWIRGCYENGSMIYTACSGSVLLAATGLLDGREATSHWGYQDLFLKSFPEVHFNPVPNLVIADQTARIVTAGGTTSWHDLALHIIARHCSPGEALRIAKVYLLKWHSEGQLPFQSLIRHQPHADSIVRSAENWLAANFREPDTVSKAIAALSVPERSLKRRFKVATGSTLIERVQNLRVEEAKRLLETCSIPVDDVAAEVGYENQAFFRRIFKRSTGLTPAAYRRMFSLHEGAE
- a CDS encoding OsmC family protein → MTTQNALAQQATHLNGLDIQAATDTINALKADPSLAKFQFRARNTWINGGQNRSSIRDFYGAGQEDTSRTVPFEFTNGEPPVLLGNNEGANPVEFLLHALAGCVTTTFILHAMARGIEIEELSTELEGDMDLQGLLGLDETVPAGYEQINIRLHVQANCSDQELDELLNYAKQHSPVCNTVCRPVPVVIERIES
- a CDS encoding dipeptide ABC transporter ATP-binding protein — translated: MEQHDSTAPVAEAKSRTPLLDVRGLKKYFAVKNGVLPSSKDYVYAVDDVSFHVETGETLGVVGESGCGKSTVGRTILRLIEPTAGQIIIDNQDISAAPRADLRSFRRQMQIIFQDPYSSLNPRMTAGQIVGEPLRVHNIANGSEIRDRVADLFERVGLRKDQINRYPHEFSGGQRQRIGIARALALGPKLIIADEPVSALDVSIQAQVINLLMDLQDEFGIAFLFIAHDLSVVERLSHRVAVMYLGRIVEIADRKSLFTNPQHPYTQALLSAVPVPDPSIKKVQRTILKGDIPSPMSPPPGCMFHTRCPVAKASCKIDVPQLKEVAPGHQVSCHLR